In Vibrio bathopelagicus, the following are encoded in one genomic region:
- the fliJ gene encoding flagellar export protein FliJ: protein MDNALEFLLDQAKDQENQAVLALNKANSELQGYYDQVTQIEKYRLDYCQQLVDRGKAGLTASQYGHLNRFLTQLDETLSKQREAEHHFKNQVDNCQDYWMELRKKRKSYEWLMEKKQKEKAKLQDQREQKQMDEFSTLMYGRKKM from the coding sequence ATGGATAACGCGTTAGAATTTCTTCTCGATCAAGCGAAAGACCAAGAGAACCAAGCTGTATTGGCGCTAAACAAAGCGAATTCTGAGTTGCAAGGTTACTACGATCAGGTCACGCAGATTGAAAAATACCGACTCGATTATTGTCAGCAATTAGTCGACCGAGGTAAAGCGGGGCTTACAGCCAGCCAATATGGTCACTTGAATCGATTCCTGACTCAGCTTGACGAAACGCTTTCCAAGCAAAGAGAAGCGGAACACCACTTTAAAAATCAGGTCGACAACTGCCAAGACTATTGGATGGAACTACGTAAAAAGCGTAAATCCTACGAGTGGTTGATGGAGAAAAAGCAGAAAGAGAAAGCCAAACTGCAAGACCAAAGAGAACAAAAACAAATGGATGAGTTCTCGACTCTGATGTATGGCCGAAAGAAGATGTGA
- the flhB gene encoding flagellar biosynthesis protein FlhB, protein MAESDGQERTEDATPKRLQQAKEKGQVARSKELASASVLIVGAISLMWFGESMAKALFEAMQRLFSLSRDEIFDTNKLLEIAGGALVNLLFPLFLILITLFVAAVIGAAGVGGVNFSMQAAMPKASKLNPLSGIKRMFGLQSWVELLKSILKVALVSGMAIYLIQASQHDLMQLSMDVYPQNIFHALDILLNFILLISCSLLIVVAIDIPFQIWQHADQLKMTKQEVKDEFKDTEGKPEVKGRIRMLQREAAQRRMMADVPQADVIVTNPEHFSVALRYKQNQDKAPIVVAKGVDHMAMKIREIARANDIYIIPAPPLARALYHTTELEQQIPDGLFTAVAQVLAYVFQLKQYRKRGGERPKLQDSNMPIPPDLRH, encoded by the coding sequence ATGGCAGAGTCAGACGGTCAAGAACGCACAGAAGACGCCACGCCCAAACGCTTGCAACAGGCCAAAGAAAAAGGGCAGGTTGCAAGGTCAAAAGAGTTAGCGTCAGCGTCGGTACTGATTGTAGGCGCGATTTCTTTAATGTGGTTTGGCGAATCGATGGCGAAAGCTTTGTTCGAAGCCATGCAACGTCTGTTTTCGCTCAGTCGTGACGAAATCTTTGATACCAATAAGCTGCTGGAAATCGCTGGTGGCGCCTTGGTCAACTTGCTGTTTCCACTGTTCTTGATTCTCATCACTTTGTTCGTGGCTGCTGTGATTGGCGCTGCGGGTGTCGGTGGTGTCAACTTCTCGATGCAAGCTGCAATGCCTAAAGCGTCTAAGCTCAATCCTTTAAGCGGTATTAAGCGTATGTTTGGCCTACAAAGTTGGGTTGAATTGCTGAAATCTATTTTGAAGGTCGCTCTGGTGTCGGGTATGGCTATCTATCTTATCCAAGCCTCTCAACATGACTTAATGCAATTGAGCATGGATGTGTATCCGCAGAATATCTTCCACGCTTTGGACATATTGCTTAACTTTATTCTGCTTATTAGTTGCTCTTTGTTGATTGTGGTGGCGATTGATATCCCATTTCAGATTTGGCAACACGCCGATCAACTTAAAATGACCAAGCAAGAAGTTAAAGATGAGTTTAAAGACACTGAAGGTAAGCCTGAAGTGAAAGGGCGTATTCGTATGTTGCAGAGGGAAGCGGCTCAGCGACGTATGATGGCCGATGTTCCTCAGGCCGATGTGATTGTCACCAACCCGGAACACTTCTCAGTCGCTCTACGCTATAAACAGAATCAAGATAAAGCACCGATAGTCGTTGCCAAAGGTGTCGATCATATGGCGATGAAGATCCGTGAAATTGCACGTGCAAACGACATCTATATTATTCCAGCGCCTCCGTTAGCTAGGGCGCTATATCACACTACCGAGCTAGAACAGCAAATTCCTGACGGTCTGTTTACGGCCGTTGCTCAAGTTCTTGCATATGTGTTCCAGCTGAAACAGTACAGAAAAAGAGGAGGGGAGAGGCCGAAATTGCAAGATTCTAATATGCCGATCCCACCTGATTTACGTCATTAG
- the fliR gene encoding flagellar biosynthetic protein FliR, producing the protein MEYPTSLVLEWLANYFWPYTRISAMLMVMTVTGARFVSPRIRLYLGLAITLAVMPAIPAVPKDIELLSFQGFLTVFEQIVIGVAMGFVTQFLIQTFVMLGQILGMQSSLGFASMVDPANGQNTPVLGQLFMLLATMFFLATDGHLKMLQLVVFSFTTLPIGSGSLTAVDFRELALWLGIMFKTALAMSLSGIIALLTINLSFGVMTRAAPQLNIFSLGFAFALLVGLLLCWYILGGLFSHYELFWMLGEQQICRLIRLDC; encoded by the coding sequence ATGGAATACCCAACAAGCTTAGTACTCGAGTGGTTAGCCAATTACTTTTGGCCATACACTCGCATCTCAGCCATGCTGATGGTGATGACGGTAACTGGTGCGCGCTTTGTGTCGCCACGAATTCGTCTGTATCTGGGCTTAGCGATTACACTTGCCGTTATGCCAGCGATTCCTGCCGTCCCTAAAGATATTGAACTGTTGTCGTTTCAAGGCTTCCTCACGGTTTTTGAGCAGATCGTGATTGGTGTTGCGATGGGGTTCGTCACTCAGTTTTTGATTCAAACCTTTGTTATGCTCGGTCAGATTCTGGGTATGCAATCGAGTTTGGGCTTCGCCTCAATGGTTGACCCAGCAAACGGTCAGAATACGCCAGTACTTGGTCAGCTGTTTATGTTGCTCGCGACCATGTTCTTTCTGGCGACAGACGGTCACTTGAAAATGCTGCAGCTGGTGGTGTTTAGCTTTACAACATTACCTATAGGTAGTGGTTCTTTAACCGCGGTCGATTTCAGAGAGCTCGCCTTGTGGTTGGGCATCATGTTCAAAACAGCGCTGGCGATGTCATTATCTGGCATTATTGCGCTGCTCACGATTAACCTCTCTTTTGGTGTAATGACACGTGCTGCACCTCAGTTAAATATATTCTCTTTGGGTTTTGCGTTTGCGCTACTCGTGGGTCTGTTACTTTGTTGGTACATCCTTGGCGGCTTATTCAGTCACTATGAACTATTCTGGATGCTCGGCGAACAACAGATATGTCGTCTCATCAGATTGGATTGCTAG
- the fliO gene encoding flagellar biosynthetic protein FliO — protein MSLSSPRLVGLYRGVLGIGLLSMPSIAFAATPPSLDLATTFGSLIFVIAFILFIAWLLKRMQVPTMSNQQGLSIVRQIAVGTKERIAIVQAGEDQYLVGITTQSIQLISKLDKPLTQEMLEKSTFSSQLSQLIKKDANK, from the coding sequence ATGAGCCTTTCGTCTCCAAGACTAGTGGGTTTGTATCGCGGAGTCTTAGGCATCGGCCTATTGTCTATGCCTTCCATTGCCTTTGCTGCAACGCCGCCTTCTCTTGATTTAGCGACCACCTTTGGGTCGCTAATTTTCGTTATAGCCTTCATCTTGTTTATCGCTTGGCTGCTTAAGAGAATGCAAGTGCCAACAATGTCCAACCAACAAGGCTTGTCCATTGTGAGACAGATAGCGGTTGGGACAAAAGAACGTATTGCTATCGTTCAAGCGGGTGAGGATCAGTATTTAGTGGGTATCACTACACAATCAATTCAGCTGATCTCTAAGCTTGATAAACCACTTACTCAGGAGATGCTGGAAAAAAGCACATTCTCAAGTCAGCTTTCCCAGCTAATAAAAAAAGATGCAAACAAGTAA
- the flhA gene encoding flagellar biosynthesis protein FlhA: protein MKFTLPFADKLPKIPNRAMPAIGAPVMVLATLAMVVLPIPAFLLDMFFTFNIALSMVVLLVSVYTRRPLDFAAFPTVLLIATLLRLALNVASTRVVLLHGHEGGDAAGNVIEAFGNVVIGGNYAVGLVVFLILMIINFMVVTKGAGRISEVSARFTLDALPGKQMAIDADLNAGLIDQDQARTRRFEVTKEADFYGSMDGASKFVKGDAIAGILILFINIIGGLSIGMAQFDLGFGEAIEIYTLLTIGDGLVAQIPSLLLSIAAAMMVTRQNTDEDMGEQLVFQMFDNPKALMITAAILGIMGIVPGMPHFSFLSLAIVAGAGAYYIDKKNKKKAEQPNLPATVEANGETGSQKELSWDDVQPVDIIGLEVGYRLIPLVDRDQGGELLERVKGVRKKLSQDFGFLIPAVHIRDNLELTPNSYRITLMGVAVGEAEIKPDMELAINPGQVYGMIDGEPTIDPAFGLEAVWIREEQREHAQALGYTVVDSSTVLATHLSQLLTNNASQLIGHEEVQNLLEMLSRSTPKLVEGFVPDQLPLGVVVKVLQNLLNEAIPIRDIRTIVQTLSEYSSKSQEPDILTAAVRISLKRLIVQEINGIEPELPVITLIPELEQILHQTMQASGGESAGIEPGLAERLQTSLSHATQEQELKGEPAVLLTSGVLRSTLAKFVKNTIPSLRVLSYQEIPDEKQIRIVQAVGN from the coding sequence ATGAAATTTACCCTCCCTTTTGCGGACAAGCTACCTAAAATTCCTAACCGTGCCATGCCTGCGATTGGCGCGCCTGTTATGGTACTTGCCACGCTCGCTATGGTGGTGCTACCAATTCCAGCTTTCTTGTTGGATATGTTCTTCACCTTCAACATTGCATTGTCTATGGTTGTGCTTTTGGTTTCGGTTTATACCCGCAGGCCTTTGGACTTCGCTGCATTCCCAACGGTACTTCTGATTGCAACGCTACTTCGACTGGCCTTGAACGTTGCTTCGACACGTGTGGTACTGCTCCACGGTCATGAAGGGGGCGATGCGGCCGGTAACGTGATTGAAGCTTTCGGTAACGTGGTTATTGGTGGTAACTATGCGGTTGGTTTAGTGGTGTTCTTGATTCTGATGATCATCAACTTCATGGTTGTAACCAAAGGTGCAGGTCGTATCTCGGAAGTAAGTGCACGTTTCACGTTGGATGCCTTACCCGGTAAACAAATGGCAATCGATGCCGATTTAAACGCAGGTTTGATCGACCAAGATCAGGCTCGTACCAGACGTTTTGAAGTCACCAAAGAAGCCGATTTCTACGGTTCGATGGATGGTGCGTCTAAGTTTGTGAAAGGCGATGCAATCGCCGGTATTTTGATCCTGTTCATCAACATCATTGGTGGCTTGAGTATCGGTATGGCTCAGTTCGATCTTGGTTTTGGCGAAGCAATCGAAATCTATACGCTGCTGACTATCGGTGATGGTCTGGTTGCGCAAATCCCATCGCTGCTACTTTCTATTGCTGCTGCGATGATGGTAACGCGTCAAAACACCGATGAAGACATGGGCGAGCAACTTGTCTTCCAAATGTTCGACAACCCTAAAGCCCTAATGATCACTGCCGCTATCCTTGGCATTATGGGTATTGTTCCTGGCATGCCGCATTTCTCATTCTTGAGCCTTGCCATCGTTGCGGGTGCAGGTGCGTATTACATCGATAAAAAGAACAAGAAGAAGGCTGAACAACCCAACCTTCCCGCCACGGTTGAAGCGAACGGAGAAACGGGTTCCCAGAAAGAGCTCTCTTGGGATGACGTTCAACCTGTCGATATTATTGGTTTGGAGGTCGGGTATCGTTTGATCCCGCTCGTGGATAGAGATCAAGGTGGCGAACTGCTAGAGCGTGTGAAAGGGGTTCGTAAGAAGCTGTCTCAAGATTTCGGTTTCCTGATTCCGGCGGTACACATTCGAGATAACCTAGAACTCACGCCAAACAGCTACCGTATCACTCTGATGGGTGTTGCCGTTGGCGAGGCTGAGATTAAGCCTGATATGGAACTGGCGATTAACCCGGGTCAAGTCTATGGGATGATCGATGGTGAGCCGACGATTGATCCCGCATTTGGCCTTGAAGCGGTATGGATTAGAGAAGAGCAGCGTGAACACGCCCAAGCTTTAGGCTACACGGTTGTGGATTCATCGACCGTACTGGCAACGCACCTCAGCCAATTGCTAACCAACAATGCATCACAGCTTATTGGTCATGAAGAAGTACAAAACTTACTCGAGATGCTGAGTCGCTCGACACCTAAGTTGGTGGAAGGCTTTGTACCGGATCAGCTGCCGCTTGGTGTGGTCGTAAAAGTGCTGCAAAACCTACTCAATGAAGCCATTCCAATTCGAGATATCCGCACTATAGTCCAAACTTTGTCGGAGTATTCAAGTAAGAGTCAAGAACCTGACATACTTACTGCTGCGGTTCGTATCTCCTTGAAACGATTAATTGTTCAAGAAATCAATGGTATAGAGCCTGAATTGCCAGTGATTACCTTGATTCCTGAGCTGGAACAAATCTTGCATCAAACCATGCAGGCATCCGGCGGAGAATCTGCTGGTATTGAACCTGGCTTAGCTGAACGTTTACAGACATCCCTCAGCCATGCAACGCAAGAGCAAGAACTGAAAGGTGAGCCAGCCGTGTTACTGACTTCTGGTGTATTACGTTCCACTCTCGCGAAGTTCGTGAAAAACACGATCCCAAGCTTAAGAGTTTTATCTTACCAAGAGATACCGGACGAAAAGCAGATACGCATTGTACAAGCTGTTGGTAATTAA
- the fliQ gene encoding flagellar biosynthesis protein FliQ yields the protein MNPEIFVELFRDALWMVLIMVCAIIIPSLLIGLVVAVFQAATSINEQTLSFLPRLIVTLLALMLFAHWMTQMMMEFFFELIERLPQVLY from the coding sequence ATGAATCCTGAAATATTCGTAGAATTGTTCCGAGATGCACTTTGGATGGTACTGATAATGGTGTGCGCCATTATTATTCCTAGTCTGCTGATTGGTTTGGTGGTGGCGGTATTCCAAGCTGCAACCTCAATCAATGAACAAACCCTCAGCTTCTTGCCTCGTTTGATCGTAACTTTGTTGGCGTTAATGTTGTTTGCTCACTGGATGACGCAGATGATGATGGAGTTCTTTTTTGAACTTATTGAACGCTTACCACAAGTGTTGTATTAA
- the fliL gene encoding flagellar basal body-associated protein FliL, which produces MFAEQAPGQKKSKLLIIIIAVVVLLLAIGAAVFFFMGSSDDASESKSQSATAVVAVEPVMYVNIPQPFLFNVTGDKKDRLVQIKAQLMVRGSKNEDLARYHSPLVESTLLATFASATVDQLRSPIGRVELRDKATEDIKASLAQAVGQPVIEKVLFTDFVIQ; this is translated from the coding sequence ATGTTTGCAGAACAAGCCCCAGGTCAAAAGAAAAGTAAGCTACTTATAATCATAATTGCTGTCGTTGTTTTACTGCTTGCTATCGGTGCTGCTGTGTTCTTTTTCATGGGCTCTAGTGACGATGCCTCTGAATCGAAATCTCAGTCTGCTACCGCTGTAGTCGCGGTTGAACCTGTGATGTATGTTAATATTCCACAACCTTTTTTGTTCAATGTCACCGGTGACAAAAAAGATCGTCTGGTACAGATCAAAGCGCAGCTTATGGTACGAGGTAGCAAGAATGAAGACCTTGCTCGATACCACTCTCCACTCGTTGAAAGTACATTATTGGCGACATTTGCCTCTGCAACGGTAGACCAATTGCGCTCACCAATAGGGCGAGTAGAACTTCGTGACAAGGCAACAGAAGATATTAAAGCAAGTCTGGCTCAAGCAGTGGGTCAGCCTGTTATTGAAAAAGTGTTATTCACTGACTTCGTAATTCAATAG
- the fliP gene encoding flagellar type III secretion system pore protein FliP (The bacterial flagellar biogenesis protein FliP forms a type III secretion system (T3SS)-type pore required for flagellar assembly.) produces the protein MQTSNGLLNSSYFCQSGAFRMVKVWLVPLILLCSLVFSVSVFAQAEDGTVIPANTAGSESVTISTMEQDQAKSTTMTTGSLTGNGGGIPAFTMTTNANGGEDYSINLQILALMTMLGFLPAMVILMTSFTRIVVVMSILRQAMGLQQTPSNQVIIGIAIFLTFFIMSPVINQVNEQAVQPYLNEQISARQAFDVAQGPIKSFMLKQTRIKDLETFVEISGAEVTNPEDVSMAVLIPAFITSELKTAFQIGFMLFLPFLIIDLVVASVLMAMGMMMLSPMIVSLPFKLMLFVLVDGWNLILSTLAGSFAL, from the coding sequence ATGCAAACAAGTAACGGACTTTTGAACTCATCTTACTTTTGCCAAAGCGGAGCTTTTCGAATGGTGAAAGTGTGGTTGGTTCCGCTCATTCTCCTATGCTCCCTAGTATTCAGCGTGTCGGTATTTGCACAAGCTGAAGATGGCACCGTGATTCCAGCGAATACAGCTGGCTCAGAGTCAGTCACTATTAGTACGATGGAGCAAGATCAAGCCAAATCGACAACCATGACCACAGGTAGTCTTACAGGTAATGGTGGCGGTATTCCGGCCTTTACTATGACCACTAATGCCAATGGTGGCGAAGACTACTCGATCAATCTACAAATTTTAGCCTTAATGACCATGCTTGGCTTCTTGCCGGCGATGGTGATTTTGATGACGTCGTTCACCCGTATTGTGGTGGTGATGTCTATCTTGCGTCAGGCGATGGGTTTGCAACAAACACCTTCAAACCAAGTCATCATTGGTATCGCAATATTTTTGACCTTCTTCATCATGTCTCCGGTGATCAATCAGGTCAATGAGCAAGCCGTTCAGCCTTATCTGAATGAACAGATATCGGCACGACAGGCATTCGATGTCGCCCAAGGTCCGATTAAGTCGTTTATGCTCAAACAGACTCGAATCAAAGATCTGGAAACCTTTGTTGAGATCTCGGGTGCGGAAGTGACCAACCCTGAAGATGTTTCAATGGCGGTTTTAATCCCTGCGTTTATCACGTCAGAGTTGAAAACGGCATTCCAAATCGGCTTTATGCTGTTCTTGCCGTTCCTAATTATTGATTTAGTCGTTGCCTCGGTGTTGATGGCCATGGGTATGATGATGTTGTCACCAATGATTGTATCTTTGCCGTTCAAGCTAATGCTGTTTGTCCTTGTTGATGGTTGGAACTTGATACTCTCCACACTCGCCGGCAGTTTTGCCTTGTAG
- the fliN gene encoding flagellar motor switch protein FliN: MEPSEDQKLADEWAAALGEDPSAPSIDVDDVLAAPLDELTDSSSPISEDERRKLDTIMDIPVTISMEVGRSQISIRNLLQLNQGSVVELDRIAGESLDVMVNGTLIAHGEVVVVNDKFGIRLTDVISQTERIKKLR; this comes from the coding sequence ATGGAACCTAGTGAAGATCAAAAGCTAGCAGACGAATGGGCTGCAGCACTTGGTGAAGACCCTTCAGCACCGTCAATTGATGTTGATGATGTTCTCGCGGCACCACTGGATGAGTTAACGGATTCGTCATCGCCGATTTCTGAAGATGAGCGTCGTAAGCTGGATACCATCATGGATATCCCAGTGACCATTTCAATGGAAGTGGGCCGCTCTCAGATCAGTATCCGTAACTTACTTCAATTGAACCAAGGTTCGGTTGTTGAGCTAGACAGAATTGCTGGTGAATCATTAGATGTGATGGTAAACGGCACTTTGATCGCTCACGGCGAAGTGGTTGTCGTGAATGACAAGTTTGGTATTCGTTTGACTGACGTGATTAGCCAAACAGAACGTATTAAGAAGCTACGTTAA
- the fliI gene encoding flagellar protein export ATPase FliI, which yields MLELANRLSQYKVEGLKSRPIASGKLVRVVGLTLEATGCKAPIGSLCMVETMSGQMEAEVVGFSGDNLFLMPSEQITGILPGARVTPVTSESGIPVGMELLGRVIDGVGNPLDGLGPIYTEQRASFNAEPINPLARKPISEPLDVGLKAINGLLTVGKGQRIGLFAGSGVGKSVTLGMMTRGTTAQVVVVGLIGERGREVKEFIEEILGEDGRKRSVVVAAPADSSPLMRLKGCQTALAVAEYFRDQGLDVLLLMDSLTRFAQAQREIALSVGEPPATKGYPPSVFAKLPALVERAGNGNDEQGSITAFFTVLTEGDDLQDPIADASRAILDGHIVLSREMADAGHYPAIDVEKSVSRVMPQITTEEHVLMSKAVRQVLSICRKNQDLVSIGAYKPGTDPAIDSAFTLKPRLDEYLQQKMKETVPYDMCVNMLKHVLGG from the coding sequence ATGCTTGAACTCGCGAATCGCCTAAGCCAATACAAAGTCGAAGGGCTGAAATCACGACCAATTGCTTCGGGTAAGTTGGTGCGCGTTGTTGGCTTAACGCTAGAGGCGACTGGCTGTAAAGCACCCATCGGCAGCTTGTGTATGGTCGAAACCATGTCTGGTCAGATGGAAGCTGAAGTGGTTGGCTTCTCGGGTGATAATCTGTTTTTGATGCCGAGTGAACAAATCACGGGGATCTTACCGGGTGCACGTGTCACTCCAGTGACCTCTGAAAGTGGCATTCCTGTCGGGATGGAACTGCTTGGTCGTGTGATCGATGGTGTGGGTAATCCACTCGATGGGCTGGGTCCAATCTATACCGAGCAACGCGCTTCATTTAACGCGGAACCCATCAACCCTTTAGCTCGTAAACCTATTTCTGAGCCACTCGATGTCGGCTTGAAGGCCATCAATGGTTTGCTTACGGTGGGTAAAGGTCAACGTATTGGTCTGTTTGCTGGCTCTGGTGTCGGTAAATCGGTCACGCTTGGCATGATGACTCGAGGCACAACGGCGCAAGTGGTTGTGGTGGGTTTGATTGGTGAACGTGGACGCGAAGTAAAAGAATTTATTGAAGAGATTCTTGGCGAAGATGGCCGTAAACGTTCGGTTGTTGTCGCAGCTCCTGCGGATTCGTCTCCACTAATGCGTTTGAAAGGCTGTCAGACAGCGTTGGCTGTTGCCGAATATTTCCGAGACCAAGGTTTAGATGTTCTGCTGTTGATGGATTCACTGACCCGTTTTGCTCAAGCACAACGTGAGATCGCTCTGTCGGTCGGTGAGCCTCCTGCAACTAAAGGTTATCCGCCATCTGTATTTGCCAAGCTTCCTGCGCTGGTGGAAAGAGCGGGTAACGGCAACGATGAACAAGGTTCGATCACCGCTTTCTTCACTGTTCTAACCGAAGGTGATGACTTACAAGATCCTATTGCCGATGCGTCGCGAGCGATTTTGGATGGACACATCGTATTGTCCCGAGAGATGGCCGATGCGGGTCATTACCCTGCGATTGATGTAGAGAAGTCAGTCAGTCGTGTTATGCCTCAAATTACCACTGAAGAACATGTTTTGATGTCGAAAGCGGTGCGTCAAGTACTGTCTATCTGTCGTAAGAACCAAGACTTGGTGTCGATTGGTGCCTATAAACCGGGGACTGACCCTGCGATTGATAGTGCCTTCACCCTGAAACCGAGATTGGATGAATACTTACAACAGAAAATGAAAGAAACGGTTCCCTATGACATGTGCGTCAACATGTTGAAGCATGTGTTAGGCGGGTAA
- the fliM gene encoding flagellar motor switch protein FliM, which translates to MTDLLSQDEIDALLHGVDDVEEVEDVLESENENAVNFDFSSQDRIVRGRMPTLELINERFARHMRISLFNMLRKTAEVSINGVQMMKFGEYQNTLYVPTSLNMVRFRPLKGTALITMEARLVFILVENFFGGDGRFHAKIEGREFTPTERRIIQLLLKIVFEDYKEAWSPVMGVEFEYLDSEVNPSMANIVSPTEVIVVSSFHIEVDGGGGDFHVVMPYSMVEPIRELLDAGVQSDKMETDVRWSSALRDEIMDVPVNFRVNLLEQDISLRDLMELRPGDVIPMNMPEHATMFVEELPTYRVKMGRSGEKLAVQISEKIQRPHVVKTDLAFLGKDLMSELENSDDND; encoded by the coding sequence GTGACCGATTTATTAAGCCAAGACGAAATTGATGCGCTATTACATGGTGTCGACGATGTTGAAGAAGTTGAAGATGTCTTAGAGTCCGAAAACGAGAATGCGGTTAATTTCGACTTCTCATCTCAAGACCGAATCGTTCGTGGTCGAATGCCGACCCTTGAACTTATTAATGAGCGTTTCGCGCGTCATATGCGGATCAGCTTGTTTAATATGTTGCGAAAAACGGCTGAAGTGTCGATCAATGGCGTACAAATGATGAAATTTGGTGAGTACCAAAACACATTGTATGTGCCGACCAGTTTAAACATGGTGCGCTTCCGACCGCTAAAAGGCACGGCGCTAATCACCATGGAAGCTCGTCTTGTTTTCATTTTGGTAGAGAACTTCTTTGGTGGCGATGGACGCTTCCACGCCAAGATTGAAGGTCGTGAATTTACGCCAACTGAAAGACGAATCATCCAGCTACTGCTTAAAATTGTATTTGAAGACTACAAAGAAGCTTGGTCTCCCGTGATGGGCGTTGAGTTTGAATACTTGGATTCAGAAGTGAACCCGAGTATGGCGAATATCGTCAGCCCAACAGAAGTGATTGTTGTGAGTTCGTTCCATATTGAGGTTGATGGCGGCGGCGGTGATTTCCACGTGGTTATGCCTTATTCCATGGTAGAACCGATTCGTGAATTGCTTGATGCGGGTGTGCAATCAGACAAGATGGAAACCGACGTTCGTTGGAGTTCGGCACTGCGTGATGAAATCATGGATGTACCGGTTAACTTCCGTGTTAATTTACTCGAGCAAGATATCTCGCTGCGTGATTTGATGGAACTTCGTCCTGGGGATGTTATCCCGATGAATATGCCAGAGCATGCGACGATGTTTGTTGAAGAACTACCAACCTATCGTGTGAAAATGGGCCGCTCAGGTGAAAAGCTGGCCGTACAGATTTCTGAAAAAATTCAAAGACCGCACGTGGTTAAAACCGATCTCGCTTTCCTAGGTAAAGACTTGATGTCTGAACTAGAAAATAGCGATGATAACGATTAG